One Aspergillus oryzae RIB40 DNA, chromosome 2 genomic window carries:
- a CDS encoding uncharacterized protein (predicted protein) — MTHLQGIQLKPQPHEQRKSQNKPFINPPTEQPTKKPPTTKPFIQSIAYNPTHSAQSSSLVQFQLPRTSWPKMHYVYYASLYTVWALMPVGIPDRGWWAEMAKFLEECLMVIQLGGEDRFKIKKVNPVVDEGYETGEGSNCGGGFRGCAGDEYSEDDSEEGSEQERDSEGSHTDDENASEVETVIDEEGHVSDEGDDEEEEEVRESDMAGQGDGHTPEIVIRISMEAGGQVESN, encoded by the coding sequence ATGACTCATCTACAAGGAATACAACTCAAACCACAACCccatgaacaaagaaaaagccaaaACAAACCCTTTATCAACCCACCAACCGaacaaccaacaaagaaaccacCCACCACAAAGCCATTCATACAATCTATCGCATATAACCCGACCCATTCAGCACAATCATCGAGTCTAGTCCAATTCCAACTTCCAAGAACTTCCTGGCCCAAAATGCATTACGTCTACTACGCCTCACTATATACCGTCTGGGCGCTGATGCCCGTCGGGATCCCGGACCGGGGGTGGTGGGCCGAAATGGCCAAGTTCTTGGAGGAGTGTCTCATGGTTATCCAGCTTGGTGGCGAGGACCGGTTTAAGATTAAGAAGGTCAATCCTGTTGTGGATGAGGGGTATGAGACTGGGGAGGGGAGTAATTGTGGGGGTGGGTTTCGGGGTTGTGCTGGGGATGAATATAGTGAGGATGATTCTGAGGAGGGGAGTGAGCAGGAGCGGGATAGTGAGGGGAGTCatactgatgatgagaatgcAAGTGAGGTGGAAACGGttattgatgaggagggacATGTCAGTGatgagggtgatgatgaggaggaggaagaggtgagagAGAGCGATATGGCAGGTCAAGGTGATGGACATACACCGGAGATCGTGATCAGGATTTCTATGGAAGCAGGTGGACAAGTGGAAAGCAATTAA
- a CDS encoding FAD binding domain protein (NADP/FAD dependent oxidoreductase) — protein MSFNVSSAETDSTPSSGTPSTVPTEPQSDAEDVAQKSEDNGTGHRRRASTVLISQNSADMQRVLQNVGAPGTQKIQPLCCGGGCCRSQPLIRGDGPVSGVVVTPPQNKAYDALELNVDLLTMDSELTDIVDLPAKTVSFAAIPASAVEMQLGPKDHPPPFVQPHPPYNVYRAPLHHARELTKSGAEKRTYHFDIDVTDYPAESGNVDFVVGGAIGVCPMNKEEEVDDIFNCLGVPKSIRDKKIIVRTSTGRWPTIWGDEQARELITTRRELLNWCSDIQSYSPSKELFRLLGEYASEPNEKKILMFLASAQGQGAFCDLRTASHVSVSQLLHAFPSSQPPLDHLLSVLNTLMPRFYSLSQDPLLSSAQKGGQSRRLVEVAVSVAESKDWKGGLRTGVGSGYLERLARQVMEAERQGIDPSTLNLHVPMFRGLMANPLAKRFHSDGPMLLIGAGVGIAPFRGFVQRRLQSANCANKVWVLQGVRDSLLDELYRGEWGVDEEKVRTVVQSRRGESRYVQEEVRHQADLVWYVINALDGRVFVCGSGKGMGEGVEAALVDVAMAKGNLNEEEAKLFWDNKKEAGQYIAETW, from the exons ATGAGCTTCAATGTCTCGTCCGCTGAAACCGATAGCACTCCTAGCTCGGGCACTCCGTCGACTGTCCCTACTGAGCCTCAGTCGGACGCTGAAGATGTAGCCCAGAAGTCAGAGGATAACGGTACTGGCCATCGACGCCGAGCCTCGACTGTGCTTATTTCCCAGAACTCCGCCGATATGCAACGAGTTCTGCAGAACGTCGGCGCTCCAGGCACGCAGAAGATCCAGCCGTTGTGCTGTGGCGGTGGATGCTGCCGTAGCCAGCCCCTGATCAGAGGTGACGGCCCTGTCTCCGGCGTCGTTGTGACTCCACCTCAGAATAAGGCCTATGACGCTCTCGAGTTGAACGTCGATCTCCTTACCATGGATAGTGAACTCACCGATATTGTTGACCTTCCAGCAAAGACGGTGTCTTTTGCAGCTATCCCTGCATCGGCTGTGGAGATGCAACTTGGACCGAAGGATCACCCCCCTCCCTTCGTCCAGCCTCACCCACCGTACAATGTATATCGTGCTCCTCTGCACCACGCGCGAGAACTCACCAAGTCGGGTGCTGAGAAACGGACCTACCATTTCGATATCGACGTGACCGACTATCCCGCGGAAAGTGGCAACGTGGACTTCGTTGTTGGTGGCGCAATCGGCGTGTGTCCCATGAATAAAGAGGAGGAAGTCGACGATATCTTCAACTGCCTTGGAGTTCCCAAATCGATCCGTGATAAGAAGATCATAGTGCGCACAAGCACGGGCCGGTGGCCCACTATCTGGGGTGATGAGCAAGCCCGTGAATTGATCACCACACGCAGGGAGCTCCTGAACTGGTGCTCAGATATTCAGAGTTACTCACCGTCGAAGGAACTGTTCCGTCTTCTGGGTGAATACGCAAGCGAGCCtaacgagaagaagattctcATGTTCCTCGCTTCAGCTCAGGGCCAAGGCGCCTTCTGTGATCTCCGTACCGCCTCTCATGTCTCAGTATCTCAACTTCTGCACgcattcccctcttcccaGCCGCCTTTGGACCATCTTCTTTCCGTTCTCAACACTTTAATGCCCCGTTTCTACTCTCTGTCTCAAGACCCCCTCCTCTCGTCCGCCCAAAAGGGTGGCCAATCCCGCCGTCTCGTTGAAGTTGCCGTTAGTGTGGCAGAATCCAAAGACTGGAAGGGCGGGTTGCGAACCGGTGTAGGATCTGGGTACCTTGAGCGGCTGGCACGGCAAGTTATGGAGGCGGAGCGTCAGGGCATCGACCCTTCAACTCTCAACCTTCATGTCCCCATGTTCCGGGGCTTGATGGCTAACCCATTGGCTAAGCGGTTCCATTCGGACGGCCCCATGCTCCTAATTGGTGCTGGTGTGGGTATTGCTCCCTTCCGTGGTTTTGTCCAGCGCCGTTTGCAGTCAGCCAACTGTGCCAACAAGGTGTGGGTTCTGCAGGGTGTGCGTGATTCCCTCCTGGACGAACTCTACCGCGGCGAGTGGGGCGTCGATGAGGAAAAGGTACGAACTGTGGTTCAGAGCCGTCGTGGTGAGAGCAGATACGTCCAAGAAGAGGTCCGTCATCAGGCCGACCTGGTCTGGTATGTGATCAACGCACTGGACGGACGCGTCTTTGTCTGCGGTAGCGGCAAGGGCATGGGCGAGGGTGTTGAGGCTGCTCTGGTTGACGTGGCTATGGCCAAGGGTAACCTGAACGAAGAGGAGGCCAAGTTGTTCTGGgacaacaagaaggaagcTGGCCAGTACATTGCT GAAACTTGGTGA